TGGGTTTTCGCCGGCTTGAGAAAGGGCTTGGGTGGCTGTCCGGATTTTCCGTACTCCAGAATATTGGCGATTTTCGCATTGGAATCCCCGCCACCCGGGCTTCGGGCGTCGGAGCGCGGCTCGGCAAAGCCGACCTTGATGTCCCAGCCGGAGCCGTCCCGCTTAGGCTTAGCGGGCGAAAGCCCCAGCGCGCTTTCCAGTTCGCCGGTGGAGCGGCTGGGGACTTTCGTGCCTTTCCCGACGACGGCGGAGAGGTTGGATTTTACCCGCTCCAGCACCACCTGCCCGCCGGCCTCCAGCACACGTGGCAGAATTTCGTCCGTCTTTTCATTCAGCCGGGAAACTTTCAAAAGAAAGTCCTCCGGCATTCTGATTTCTGCTTTTGCCACTTCGTCCTCACAAACTCCTTTCCGCTACATCCGCCTGTCGTCGGATATCCGCTCCAATCCGTTGCTCGTCCTCTCCCCACAAAGTCTGCGACTTTGCGGGGTCCCCCTTATTCGCTCCCTTCCACCAGTTCGCACAGGCATTCGACATACATTCCGCGCCCGCGCACATTCTCCGCGCTGGTGATGCGGTAGCGCTTTTCCTCGCATACGATGAAATGAGACGAACTGACCTCGACGCCGGGGATTTTGCGGAATCGAAACAGCACGGACGCTTCGGAAAAGACCGCCATATTCGCCCAGCGCTCCGAGCCGTTGCGGTCCTCCTTGTAGGCGCGCACCGAGGCAAGAACCGTGTCGCCCTGCGTGACAAATCCGTCCGCGTCCTTGACCGGCGCGTTGGAGATGATGTCGATGAAGCGGTTCATTTTTCCAAAAGACAATACAAGCCCTCCTTATCTGCGATGTTTTATGCGGTTTTGCGAAGCAAAATTTCGGCAAGCGTTTACGCCGAAAAGCATAAAACTCGCCCGCCTTGCGAGCAAGGCGCTTTACACCTTCCAATCCCGGTCAAGCCGCAGCAGCAAATTGACCGTTTCCCAGACCTGCCTGCCCGCGCTGACGGTGTCCGCGAAAAAGCCTCCCGTGGAACCGTCGCGGCTCTCATAAAAATGGCTTGCCAGCATGATGACCGCCTGTTCGGTGGTCGATGTCATCTCGTTTTCCCCATAATAGCCCGCCGAAACGTGCTGATAGCTTTCGGCATAACGGACGGCGGCGGTGATGTACAGCTGCAGAAGCTCGTCGTCTTCCGTATGCGAAAGAATCAGATTGGCTTTGACTTTTTCAAGCAGAGTGTCCAGTGCCATGACCGCCGCCCCCTTCCTTGATTAAGAGCCTGCCTTCATCTGCAGAAGCTGGATGCCTTCTGTCAGAATGACCTTGCCGTCCACACGTTCCGTAGCCACATAACCGATCTGACCGTTGGTGGCATACAACTCATTCAGTCTCTGCACGGTTCTGCCCGCGCGGTCGCCGATCCAGTAATTCTTGAAATCACCGAACGCCACGGTATAGGCATCCGCTGCCATCGCCGGCACATAAGGAGAAGTGTACAGGTCGTATCCGAGCAGTTTATCAGGTTCACCCGCCTGCAGGGAGGGCTGCCACAGATATACACCGTTGGAGTCCTTCAGCTTGCGGATGGCGGAAATGGTCGCATCATTCATAAGGAACCTTGCGTTCCTGCGGTACGGGGATTTCAGCGCATATACAAGGCTGATCAGTTCGTCCGCCGTGATGGCGTTTTGTGCCGCCGCGGTCACACCGACCGTGCCGCCGTTCGCGGTGAAAATACCCGTAGGCTGGTTTGTTCCGGTTCCCACGCAGAAGGCTTCCTCCTCGGCGATGCCGAAGGCTCTGGCAAATTCATTCATGAGGTAATCTTCAATATCGAATGCGGAATCCTGCAGAAGCTCCACGCTGACGCGGCAGAGGTCGGTCAGCTTGAAGGCGTCGATCTGCTTCTGCCCGAAGGTCGGATTGCTCTCGGTGTATGCGGCGTTCTCCGCCGTCCACTGCGCGGTGGAGTGGCCTGTGGCAATGGGAATTTTGCGTTCGTGCTGTGTGGTGATGACCTTGGCGAGGGAGCGGATCACATTCTCTGCTTCAAGGGCGGTCACAATCTGGGTTTCAAATTCCTCCGGCACCAGATAGCCGCCGTCCGCATCCACACCTTCGGACAGGACATTATGCAGCGGCACCTTGCCGCGCAGGTGGCGGTCAAAGTCCTCCTTGTAAGCGTCGGAGGCTCTGCCGGCTTTCTCCGGCTTGAGGGACGCGGCACGTTCGGGCGCTTCGGTAATCGGCTGATTGACAGGCTTGTTCAGTTCCGCTTCAATGGCGTCCCGGCGCTCCATGCGCTTAATTTCATTGGTGAGGCTGTCAAGGTCACGCTCCATTTTGGCATAGGCGGCGTCATCCTCCGCGGAAAGCACGCCCATTTCGTTCCTGTGGGTATCGAGGAAGCCCTCCATCGTATTCCACAGCTTGGCTCTTTTGTTTCTCATTTCGGTAATCGTCATGATAAAAATCCTCCTTGCTTTACAGCAGTTTTTTGTAAAGGGACGCTTTCAGTTCATCGACCGGGCGCCCTTTCGGTTGTTTTTCCGGCTTGCGGAAGGCTTTGCCGAAAAGCTTATTCATGAGAGCGCGTTCCACCGCTGAAGCGGAGAACGCATATCCCTCGGTGTCCGCTGTGGATCCGCGTTTTTCATCCGCCAGGATATCATCCGCAAATCCGAGTTCGATGGCTTTTTTGGCGTTCATCCAGGTGGTGTCGTCCATCATGTGCGATAGCTGTGCGTGGGAAAGCCCCGTCTTGATTTCATAGGCGTTGATGATGCTTTCCTTGACTTCGGAGAGCATATCAATTGCCTTTGCCATGTCTGAGTGGTCACCGAACGCTATCGTCGCCGGGTTGTGGATCATCATGAGCGCAGTGGGCGCCATCAGCACTTTGGTTCCCGCCATCGCCACGACCGATGCCGCGGACGCCGCGATGCCGTCCACCTTTACGGTGACATTGTCTTTGTAATCCATCAGCATGGTATAAATCTGGCTGGCGGCGATGCAGTCTCCGCCGGGCGAATTGATCCAGATGGTGACGGGGCCGCTTCCCGCGAAAAGTTCCTCGCGGAACGCAGCCGGTGTGATGTCATCGTCAAACCAGCTTTCCTCGGCAATCGTGCCGTACAGTTCAAGGACCCGCTCTGCGGACGGCTCTTCGCCTGTCTGATTCTTCCACTTCCAAAAGCGGCGAGCCGCCGCTGGCATTTCGCGCCCGCTTTCTGATGCGGGCTTCAGACTCTGTACCCGCATCTGGCGCTGATTCTGGTTCTGTAGATTGGTATTCATCGGGATTGTTCCTCCTCTCTGTTGTTGTCTGTACCTGCGAAAGCGCCGGCGTCGGCAAGCTTGGTCATGGCACCGTTAATGAGATACAGGTCGCCGCCTTGTTCCGCGGGGATGCGGTCGAGGTTCTCCAGTTCCCGGATATCGTTTGCCGACATCCAGCCATTCTGCCTTGCCGTCGCGTAGCCGTTCATGCGGCTGGCATAATCCCCGCGGAGCAGGCCTTCCACATTGAATTTCACAAAATAGGACTTTTTTTCGTCAGGAGTCAGGAGCCGCCGCTGAATGGACTGTTCCCAGCGGATCACCCATGGGTCCAGCGTATACTTCACAAACTCCAGGCTCTGCTGTTCAATATTGGAGAAGCTGGACTTTTCCAGATCTCCGACCATGTGCGGCGGCACACGGAAGATCCGCGCGATTTCATTGATCTGGAACTTGCGTGTTTCCAAAAACTGTGCCTGCTCCGGTGAAATGGAGATCGGCGTATATTTCATGCCTTCCTCCAGCACGGCGATCTTATTGCTGTTCGACGAGCCGCCGAAGGTCTGCTGCCAGCTTTCACGCACCTTGCTGGGATCCTTGATGGTGCCGGGATGCTCCAGGACACCGCTCGGCGCCGCACCGTTGGCGAAGAACTTGCTGCCGTATTCCTCTGTGGCAATCGCAAGTCCGATGGCGTTCTTAGCCATTGCGATGGGCGAGTAGCCCACCAGCCCGTCAAAGCCAAGCCCCGGAATATGCAGCACATCGGAAGGCTGAAGAATCACCATACTGCCTTTCATGGTGTGCACCTCATCGGAGGACCGCTGGTACTGGTAATACAGCTGTCCGTTCGTGTCCCGGTTGACCGTCATTTTGTTCGGCATCAGCGGATACAGGGCAATGACCTGGCCTTTGCCGTTGCGGATGATCTGGGCGTAGGCGTTTCCCCATAACAAAAGATGAGTCATCAGCGTTTCACGAAACACGAATGAACTCATCTCCGGATTCGGCTCGTCATGGAGCAGAAGGTATAACGGATGGCCGATGGCTTTTTCCTTGCCGCCGCCTTTCTTGTAGCGATAGAGGTGGAGGGGCAGCTCAGCAATCGCCTCCGACAGGATACGCACACAGGCATACACCGCCGTCATCTGCATCGCGGAGCGCTCGGTCACCAGCTTGCCGGAGGAAGAACCGCCGAGATAAAAGGCATAGCTGCTGCCCGGCGTCCTGTTCTCAGGTTTGTCCCTCGCTTTGAACAGTCCCGAAAATATACTCATTTCTTATCACGCTCCTTCCTAAAACACCAGAAGTCCTCTGGTGTCGTATACGCTTTCACCCGTGTCGTTCCCGCAGCGAATGGCACGGTCAAGCCCCATAATGGTGGCAATCGCACCGTCAATTTTCTCTGTGGATTTCTCCTTGTCCGCCTTGATGTTGCCGGCGGGGTCGGTGCGGATGTAGATGTTGTCCATCATCCACCGCAGCACCGGATGCCCGCCGTGGGCGATTTTCTCTTCCAGCACCAGCTTCATCAACTCCTTGGTGGGCGGGGACATATCCTTAAATCCCTGCCCGAACGGAATAACCGTAAAGCCCATGCCCTCAAGGTTCTGTACCATCTGCACGGCTCCCCAGCGGTCGAACGCAATCTCCCGGATATTGAAGCGCTCTCCGAGCCGCTCAATAAATTTCTCAATGTAGCCGTAATGCACCACATTGCCCTCCGTGGTCATGATCAGTCCCTGCCGCTCCCACAAGTCATAGGGAACATGGTCACGGCGGACACGCAGAGCGACCGTTTCTTCCGGAATCCAGAAGTAC
Above is a genomic segment from Clostridiales bacterium containing:
- a CDS encoding phage portal protein, which produces MSIFSGLFKARDKPENRTPGSSYAFYLGGSSSGKLVTERSAMQMTAVYACVRILSEAIAELPLHLYRYKKGGGKEKAIGHPLYLLLHDEPNPEMSSFVFRETLMTHLLLWGNAYAQIIRNGKGQVIALYPLMPNKMTVNRDTNGQLYYQYQRSSDEVHTMKGSMVILQPSDVLHIPGLGFDGLVGYSPIAMAKNAIGLAIATEEYGSKFFANGAAPSGVLEHPGTIKDPSKVRESWQQTFGGSSNSNKIAVLEEGMKYTPISISPEQAQFLETRKFQINEIARIFRVPPHMVGDLEKSSFSNIEQQSLEFVKYTLDPWVIRWEQSIQRRLLTPDEKKSYFVKFNVEGLLRGDYASRMNGYATARQNGWMSANDIRELENLDRIPAEQGGDLYLINGAMTKLADAGAFAGTDNNREEEQSR
- a CDS encoding Clp protease ClpP, which translates into the protein MPAAARRFWKWKNQTGEEPSAERVLELYGTIAEESWFDDDITPAAFREELFAGSGPVTIWINSPGGDCIAASQIYTMLMDYKDNVTVKVDGIAASAASVVAMAGTKVLMAPTALMMIHNPATIAFGDHSDMAKAIDMLSEVKESIINAYEIKTGLSHAQLSHMMDDTTWMNAKKAIELGFADDILADEKRGSTADTEGYAFSASAVERALMNKLFGKAFRKPEKQPKGRPVDELKASLYKKLL
- a CDS encoding head-tail adaptor protein; translation: MSFGKMNRFIDIISNAPVKDADGFVTQGDTVLASVRAYKEDRNGSERWANMAVFSEASVLFRFRKIPGVEVSSSHFIVCEEKRYRITSAENVRGRGMYVECLCELVEGSE
- a CDS encoding phage major capsid protein, which codes for MTITEMRNKRAKLWNTMEGFLDTHRNEMGVLSAEDDAAYAKMERDLDSLTNEIKRMERRDAIEAELNKPVNQPITEAPERAASLKPEKAGRASDAYKEDFDRHLRGKVPLHNVLSEGVDADGGYLVPEEFETQIVTALEAENVIRSLAKVITTQHERKIPIATGHSTAQWTAENAAYTESNPTFGQKQIDAFKLTDLCRVSVELLQDSAFDIEDYLMNEFARAFGIAEEEAFCVGTGTNQPTGIFTANGGTVGVTAAAQNAITADELISLVYALKSPYRRNARFLMNDATISAIRKLKDSNGVYLWQPSLQAGEPDKLLGYDLYTSPYVPAMAADAYTVAFGDFKNYWIGDRAGRTVQRLNELYATNGQIGYVATERVDGKVILTEGIQLLQMKAGS
- a CDS encoding HK97 gp10 family phage protein, encoding MAKAEIRMPEDFLLKVSRLNEKTDEILPRVLEAGGQVVLERVKSNLSAVVGKGTKVPSRSTGELESALGLSPAKPKRDGSGWDIKVGFAEPRSDARSPGGGDSNAKIANILEYGKSGQPPKPFLKPAKTQSRKACIETMEAKLDEEVRRI
- a CDS encoding head-tail connector protein — encoded protein: MALDTLLEKVKANLILSHTEDDELLQLYITAAVRYAESYQHVSAGYYGENEMTSTTEQAVIMLASHFYESRDGSTGGFFADTVSAGRQVWETVNLLLRLDRDWKV